The DNA segment CTGTCCTCGCTCGCCAGCGGTCAGGTGGATCACCTCGATCCCGCCGTCTACGACACCATCCCACCACGGGGTCCCAGCATCGGCAGCAGCGGCACGGACACCCGCACCGCGGCAGCCGAGGCGAATCCGGAAGTGCTGGAAAACTAACCGCACCGACAGCGAAGGCGGGGGTGGCCACCGATGTGGCCACCCCCGCCTCGCCTGTCATTCCCCGCCGCCGCGCGACAGCAACCGGCGGGTTCGCTGGGGAATCTCCGGTGGAAGCGTGCCGACGAGTTCCGCGACGGTGACCGCCGCCAGACTCGCCCGCCATGCCTCGTGCGCCGCGCGCATCGTCGTGGCCAGCACGCAGGGTTCCAGGCAGTCGGCCGCGGGTACCGCTCCGCGTCCCTGCTGCCGGATCTCCCTGCACTGATAGGGATCGCCGCGCCCGTCGATGGCCTCGACGATGTCGAGGACGGTGATCCGCGTGGCGGGCAGCGCGAGCCGGAAACCGCCCCGGGGTCCCGTCGTTCCCGAGAGCACCCCTGCCTTGACCAGGTGAGCGAGCTGCTTGGCCAGATAGGGCACCGGAAGACCGAAGTGTTCGGCGAGCTGGCTCGTGCTGACGGGCTCGCCGCCGAGTTGCGCGAGCGCGGTGGTGCAGTGCAGGGCCCATTCGGTGCTCTCGGGCAGCTTCATACCCTCAGCATATAGCTGCTATTGTGGATCCGTTAAGTCGGCAATAGCGCGGGAGCAGAGGAGCTGTCATGCGAGTCGCGGTCATCGGAGCCACCGGACGGATCGGAGCGCTCACCACCGAAGCCCTCGTCGCGGCGGGACACGACGTCGTGCCGGTCAGCAGAAGTCATGGCATCGACGTGCGTGAGGGAACAGGCCTCCGCTCCGCGCTCGACGGCGCGGAGGCGGTGATCGACACGACCAACAGCACCGCGACCGACGAGGCCGAAACCGTCGGGTTCTTCACCACGACGACACGGAACCTGCTTGCCGCGGAACGCGAAGCCGGGGTAAGGCACCACGTGGTGCTGTCGATCGCCGGTGTCGGCAACGTCGGCGGGAACGCGCACTACGCGGGCAAACGCGCTCAGGAGGCCGAGGTCGCCTCGGGCGGCGTTCCCTGCACGATCGTTCCCGCGACCCAGTTCCACGACTTCGCGGCGATGGTCGCGTCGTGGACCGAGGCCGATGGCGTCGCGCGGATCGCGCCATTGCTGGTGCAGCCGATCGCTCCAGTCGACGTCGCCGCAATTCTGGCCAGGGTCGCCACCGGCGCGCCCCAGGGACGGCATGCCGACGTCGCGGGTCCCGGTACACAGGACCTGGTGGACATGGCACGGCGCACCTACGCGGCGCGCGGCCGGTCCATCACACTGGTGCCGACCTGGCACACCGGAATCTTCGACGTCACGATGGCCGGGGACGTACTTCTTCCCGCGCCCGGCGCGGAGATCGCGCCGACCTCATTCGACACCTGGCTGGACGACGAGAAGCGCGCCCGGCGGTGACGGTATGTCCACAACGGACTCTCAGCGGCCGATCTTGAGCTCGCGAAATTCCGGCAGCGCGGCGAGCCTGAGCGTCGCGTGCCACAGGTCGAGCGCACCGGTCCCGTCCGGTACTGCCGTGATGACGGGACCGAAGGCGGTGTGCCGAGCCCCTTCCGGCGTCGTGATCGACAGGATGGGCGTGCCCACCTCGGCTTGAATCCGGCTGACGCCCTCCTCGTGGGAGGCCCGCAGTTCGGCGTCGTATCCGGTGGAGAAACCGGACTCCACAAGGCTTTCCGGGAGGTCGCAGCGGCGAAGGGCGTCGGCGATGTCGCCGAACCATTCCCGGTCGGTCCCGTCGGGATCGGTCCACAACGCGGTGTGGAACTCGCCGAGCGCGGCGTGGCCGTGCCCGGTCTGCACGGCGGCGGCGATGCGGGCCGGAATCCACAGGAACCCGTCCTCGTCGCCCTCGGGGTCGACGTCCTTGCCCTCGTTGAGAATCGACAGGCTCATCACCCGCCAGCGAATGTCGAGCGGGATCTCGTCCGCGACCGTCACGAGCCATCGTGCCGTGACGCGGGTGAGCGGGCAGGCCGGGTCGAGCCAGAAGTCGGCGGCCCACCGGGGTGAGTCTCCGGCGGTGCTGGTCGTCATGGTTTCCATCCTGCCACCACGAGACAGCGCCGGGCCTGGTCATCCGGCGGCGGGGTAGGCGCCGTTCTCGTCGTGTGACTCCGCGCCGACGAGTGCCGGGGTGAACACGCAGATGATGCGCAGGTCGGTGACCGCTCGCAGCAGGTGCCGGTCGTGGCCGTCAAGGACGTACATCGTTCCCGGTGAGACATCGTGGGACCGGCCGCTGCCGAGATCGACCACCACACCCTGGCCCTCGACGCAGAATACCGATTCGCTGTGATGCGCGTACTGGATCAGCAGTTCGGTACCCGCGTAGATGGTCGAGTCGTGGAACGAGTAACCGAGCCCTGCCCCCGCGAGCAGCAGCCGGATGCTGCGCCAGCCGGGCCCGTGCACGTCACCGGCCGTTCCGATCGTGTCCGCGAGACTCGTGACATACATGACGCGTCATCCTTTCGTTGCTCCGGTTACCGCCAGGGTCACGAGGGCGCGAGCGAGGGCAACAGGCGCCCGTGAAGCGAGCGCGCCAGCGCGACACCGGCCGCCTCGTCGTCGGCGAGGTGGACCTCGACCCGCTCGCCCTCGATCCCGACAACCGGTATTCCCGCCGGGCCGCCCAGCGCGACCCCGCGGCGCTCGCACACCTCGCCGAGATCGACGTAGCCGCCGATCACCAGCACGACCGGTCCTTTCCTGGTATGTGCGGCCAGCGCGTTGATTCCCTCCGCCGCGAGTTGCGCCGCGGTCTCCTCGGCCGAGGAGACGCTCGGGCTGGTGAAAGCACGTGACAGCCGGTTGAGCACGACCGCGCCGGGCTCCTCGGCGGAGTCGATGCCCCCGATCACCGACCCTCGCCGGTAGGGCGGGGTGTTGGCCGCGCAGACGATCCGAAGACCATGGCGCGCGGCGAGGCGCACCGCCTCGGGGTGCAGTACCTTCGCGCCGTAGCGGGTGAGCCGCTGAGCCAGCGGGTAGGCGACCTCGCCGAGCAACCGGCTTTCCTCCACCACCCTGGGGTCGCAGCTGTACACACCGTCGACGTCGGAGAAGATCTCGCAGTGGGCGGCGCCAGTCGCGACGGCGGCGGCCACGGCTGACAGATCCGAGCTGTTCTTGCCCAGCCACGTGGGGCGTCCGCTCTCGTCGCCGGCCTGCCCGCCGGGTAGGACGACACAGCTGCCGCGACGCAACGCATCCCGCAGTGGTGCCGGGTCGATGCCGCTGAGCGTTGCCCACAGCGGGGATCCTCTTGTCGTGAATCCGGTCGCCTGACCGGTCAGCACCTCGGCCACCCGCCCCTCGGCGTCGAGCGCGGCCGCCAGCAGCAGGGCGCTCATCGTGTCGGCCATGGGCAACAGGCTCACCAGCGCGTTTTGCCCTGGGACCGCGCACGCGGCGTGCACCCGTTGCCTGAGCCGCTCGGTGTCACCCGGCATCGCGCTGACGACGACGACCTGACCTTCGCCTGATTCGGCCGCCCTGCGCCGGATCATCGCGGCGACCTCGCGGTAGCGCGACGGCGTCGCGAACGTCGAGCCGCCGAACTTCAGCACGCTGACCGCGCTTCCTGGGTTCACAGCTTGCCTTTCTCGCGGAGCAGTTCGGCGATCTGGATGGCGTTGAGCGCGGCACCGATCCGGAGGTTGTCGGCCACGAGCCACAACCAGACGCCGCATCCGTCCTCGGAAACCCTGATCCTGCCGACGTGGACGCGGTCCGGATCGCCGTTGTGTCTCGGCGTCGGCGTGCTGACCGGGTCGGTCGATTCGTGCACGACGACGTCCGGCTGGGCGGCCAGTTCCGCGATCACCGCCTCGCGTTCGGCAGGCCGCCGGGTGCGGATCCACACCGCTTCGCTGTGCCCGTTGACGACGGGAACCCGGACACAGGTGGCCGTGACATCGAGTTCCGGTGAGGCGAGGATCTTCGCCGATTCCTGGGCCATCTTGCGTTCCTCCACGGTGCCTCCGTCGTCGAGGACCGTGTCGATGAACGGGATCACGTTGAAGGCCAGCCCCGGCGGGAACTCCTTGACCGGTACCGAATACGGCGGGCCCGCGAGCTGCGATCGGGCGTCCTCGCGCAACTCCCCGATTCCGGAGTAGCCACCGCCCGAGGCCGCCTGGTAGGTGCTAACGACGACCTGCTCGGCTCCCCACTCGCGTAGTACCGGTCGCAGCACCCTGACCAGCGGGATGGTGGAGCAGTTCGGATTGGCGACGATCCCGCTGGCCGGCCGCCGGTCCAGTACCGAGGCGTTCACCTGTGGAACGACAAGCGGTGTGTCAGGGTCCATCCGGAACGCCGCGGTGTTGTCGATCACCAGCGCGCCCTCGGCCGAGGCACGGGGTGCCCAGATCCGGCTCAGTGCCGTGCCCGCGGAGAAGAAAGCCACGTCGACGGAGCCAAAATCGACGTCGTCGATCTCGCGCACCACGAGTTCGGCGCCGCCGAACTCGACGGTCCTGCCTGCCGAGCGCGGCGAGGCCACCAGTTCGAAGGACGCGTAGTCGAAGCCGCGTTCCTCGACGAGCTGGAGCAGGGACATACCAACGGCACCGGTCGCGCCGACGACGGCGACGCGGGGCGCGTCGCTCGCGTGCTGGGGACGATCACTGGCCATTCCTCACACACCTTCGGCAGTAGCAGGGGCATCGGTGTCGAACCTTCGCCGTACATGGGCGAGCATCCGCAGCAACTCGGCTGAGGTGACGCGCTGAGCGCGGGCGCGGGGGACGAGGTGGCTGATGGGCATCGCACCGGGGTCGGCCCAGATCAGCCGTCCCCGCTCGTCGATGCCGGATCTCGCGACGTTCGCGTTGTCAGGGTGCAGGCAATAGGGCACGTCGAGCACGCCCCCGCGGAACGCGCGGACCAGCGCGCCGCCGACCGTGTCGGCAAGACCGAGCACGGTGTCGATCAGGGCCCGCGCCCTTTCCTCGATCCCGGTGCCAGCGGGTGCGGGGGGCCTGTCCCGCTGGGCGAGAGCCGCGTCGTGCGCGTGGCGCAGCGCGGCGACGTTCTCCTCGATCGTCGGAATGCGCGTCGCCTCGGCGACCGTCTTGACGATCACCCGCTCGCAGCCCGCCGCGGCAGCCAGCCGCGCGCTTTCGGCGAGCAAACCGAGCGCGCCGCGCCTGCTCGCGGGGTACACGCCCATGTAGGTGTAGACGACGACGTGCCAGCCGACGTCGGCGGCGAGGTAGCTCGACGCGAGCTCCCGCAAAGCCAGCAGCGCTTCGAGGTCCTGTCCGAAGTGGACCTGCTGGGCATAGCTCAGCGACACGTCCCTGATCCCATTGTGCTGAAAGAACAAGGCTTCGAGCACACTGATCGCGACGAGCAGGTCGGGAGGGCAGAGCTGCCCGAGCAGACAGCCACCGAACGTCTCGACGTGTCCCTGGTACGCGCCGAGCAGCGCGCACGAGCGCTCCCACTCCTCGGTCGCGACGTCCAGCGGAACCCTGCTGTAGGGCAGGCAGTAGGACACCGGGCCTCCCTCGGTGACCGTGATTCCCGCGTCGAGCATCACCTCGAAGATCTCGAAGGGCCGCGCGGAGCCGTGCCGCATCTGGATTCCGAACCCGGGACCGGCGACATCGGCGAGCAGCTCACGGGTCCGTCGCGCGCCGTGCGCGACGATCGGGTACCCGTTGAGGGTCCTGCCCTCTGCCAGCGCCGACCGTGCCCTCGCGTGCTGATTGGTGCGGGTGAAGCTGTCCAGCGTGATCGTGCCGACCGTGGGAAGTCCGCTGTCGCGCACCGCGCGCAGCCCCCGCCGCATCAGGTCGATGTCGGAGAAACCCATCCTGCATTGAACGACGAGGCCGTCCCTTTCCACCGGAACAGGACTTCGCTCGGGCGGCGAATTCACCTGATACCGCTCCCCCGCCGAGTAGTCGGCAACCTTTCAGCAACGCCGGAAAACTGTTTCAGGTAATCGATGAAATCACCGACTGGTTGCTCGGGAGAAAACACGGCGTCTACACCGCTGGACAGCATCTCTCGATTTTTCCGGTTTTCGAGAAATCCTTCAGTGGTGAGCTTTCCGCCGACGACGATGCGCATTCCGGCAACCTCTGGCCGCGCCCTGACGGCGGCCGCGCACGCGGGGATCTCGATGGCGCCGTGACCGTTGACGCTGCTCAGCACGAGCAGGTCGGGCGCCGTGGCCACGCATTCGCCGACGACCTCGCGGAACGGAACGCACGGGCCGAGGTTGTGCACCACGAACCCCTGCTCTTCCAACAACAACTGGAGATAGACCAGGTTCCAGGTGTGCGCGTCGGACGGTGTCGTGGCCACGACCGCCACCGGAGCGGGCACGATCCGCTTCTCCGGCACGCGGCGTAGCGGATCTCGCACCTGTATCGCACTCAACACGAGTTCTTCCCATCATTCACGATGAATGAAGCGCCTTACTCCATTCATTCTTCCGATAGGCATCGACGAGTCAAGTGAAGCGTTGTCAAGTTTCCAACAAATCTCGGTCAACTATGTCAAATTGTCGAATATCTTCTTGCGTCTTCCCCGTCCTGGTCCACACCATGGTGACACCAGCAACGGATCACGGCGAACAGGAGTACCGGCAGTGAATCAGCGGCTTTCCGAGTCACCGGTCGCCCGCCCCTTTCGCATCCCTGGAGCCGACCGGCCCGGCGATCTGCGTTTCGCCTATTTCAACCTCAAGGGGCACCCTCGTGGCGAATTGATGCTGCATCGCCTGATCGGAGCGGGGTTCGTGCCCAGCCTTGTCATCGACGAGGACTCCCCGCTCGCGGCGGGGCTGCTCGCCGCTCAGTTCCGCCAGCTCGGCCAGGTCGCCGCTTTCACGCCGCCGACCCCGCTGGAGACCGTGTGCAAGACGCTCGACATCCGGTACGAGACGGTGGGCAACCACAACGACGCCGACACCGTGGCCGTACTGGCGGAGGCCGCGCCTTCCCTCGGAGTACTCGGCGACACGCGGATCATGCGGGCGCGCGTCATCGACGCGCTGCCGCACGGGATCGTCAATGTGCACCCCGGTCTACTGCCCTCCGTCCGCGGCAACAATCCTTACCTGTGGTCGGTCGTGCACGGCCTGCCCCAGGGCGCGACGGCGCACCTCATCGACACCGGTGTCGACAGGGGCCCGATCATGTTGGCCAGAGAACTGGAACTCACGGCGGGCACAACCCTTCCCGAGCTGATCCACACGATCAACACACTGTGCGCCGATGTCGTCGTGACCGCGCTGAGCCAGCTGACCTCGGGTACGGCGACACTGACCGAGCAGCCCGCCGACGACGCCGTCACGTTCAGGGAGGCAAGGCCGGAGATCTGGAGCCTCGTCGAGACGATCCTGCGCGAACGCGCCGGCGCGGCGGCGCGGCGGTGACGGCCGCCATGAACGACACGGACGTCTTCGCCATCGAATCCGAGGTTCGCGCCTACAGCCGCGCCTGGCCGGTCGTGTTCGACAGCGCGCGAGGCAGCACGCTACGCGCCGAGGACGGAACCCCTTATCTGGACTTCTTCAGCGGAGCGGGTGCGCTGAACTACGGGCACAACAATCCCGTGCTCAAACGAGCGCTGCTGCGCTACCTCGAACGTGACGGTCTCACCCATGCCCTCGACATGCACACCGTCGCGAAGCGGGACTTTTTGCGAGCACTCAAGGAAATCGTGCTGAATCCGAGAGGACTCGACTACACGATCGCGCTACCCGGCCCCGGCGGGACCAACGCGGTGGAGGCCGCGCTGAAACTCGCCCGCAAGAACACCGGACGGCACCAGGTTCTCAGTTTCACCAACGGTTTCCACGGGATGACACTCGGCGCGCTCGCGGTCACCGGGAACACGGCGAAACGCGCCGGCGCCGGGCTGCCGCTGGGGTACACGACTCCGCTCCCCTTCGGGGACACCACGGGGAGTGGGGAACCGGATTTCGGTTACCTCGAACGGCTTCTCGGTGACTCCGGCAGCGGTCTCGACCGGCCCGCGGCGGCGATCGTGGAAACCGTCCAGGGCGAGGGCGGCCTCAACGCGGCCTCGTTCGCGTGGCTGCGAGCGCTGCGCGAGATCTGTGACAGGTACGGCGTCCTGCTCATCGTCGACGACATCCAGATGGGCTGTGGCCGCACCGGACCGTTCTTCAGTTTCGAGCCGGCCGGGATCGTCCCCGACATCGTGTGCCTTTCCAAGTCGATCAGCGGCTACGGCTTGCCCATGGGCCTGCTGCTGTTCGCCCCCGAACTCGATGTGTGGGCGCCGGGCGAGCACAGCGGCACGTTTCGCGGCAGCAGCCCCGCCTTCGTCACGGCGGCGGAGGCACTGCGCGCCTTTTGGCTGGACGACACGCTCACGAGGAACACAGCGAGGCTGGCGGGGCGGCTCTCGGCCCGCCTGGGGTCGATCGCCGGTTCCCGTCCCGGCGGTGCCGTCGCGGTCAAAGGCAGGGGCCTCGCCGCCGGACTGGAGTTCCGAGGAGGCGACGTCGCGGAAAAGGTGTGCGCGCTGGCCTTCGAGCGCCGGCTGCTGCTGGAGACCTCCGGACCGCGCGACCAGGTCGTCAAGCTGCTTCCGGCGCTGACGATCAGCGACACCGAATTCGAGGCGGGGCTGGACATTCTGGCGAGTGCCGTGGCCGACGCGGTGTGAGAAGCCGCGCCGAGGAACCAACACGCGAATACCGGAAACACAGTGGCGGCAAGGAAGGTGAGGTATGGCTCAGCCCACGCTCAACGACACGTCCGACAGGTACCCGACCCGCACCGGCGAGTCCGGTGGGCGAATTCCGCGCACCGATCCCTCGGTGTGGGGGCACGATGTTCCCGGACCGGTTTCTCCTGACGAGCTCCAGGTCTACGACAGGGACGGGTACCTGTCCCTCGGACAGGTACTGGCCGAGGAGGAGATAGCCCGGTGTCTCGGCGAGATGAATCTGCTCGCCGCCGATCCCTCACTCCAGCACGATCCCCGGCTGGTGCGGGAGCACCGGTCAGGACACGTGCAGTCGGTGTACGAGGTGCACACGCTCAGCGCCTTCGTCGCGGAACTGGTGCGCAGGGAGTCCATCGTCGGCGTCGCCCGCCAGATTCTCGGCTCGGAGGTGTACGTGTACCAGAGCCGCATCAACTACAAGTCGGGTTTCGTGGGCGGGCCTTTCTACTGGCACTCCGACTTCGAGGTGTGGCACGCCGAGGACGGAATGCCGGCGCCGAGGGCGTGCAGTATCTCGATCGCGCTGACGCCCAACGTGCTCACCAACGGCGGCCTGATGATCATGCCCGGTTCGCACACGAGTTTCGTACCGTGCACCGGCGAGATTCCGGCCGATTTCTCCGGCAGCCACAAGCCGGAGCTGAGTGATCCTCCTGAGGAGGCGCTGACACGGCTGGCCGACGACCACGACATCAGGCTGCTGACCGGGCCCGCCGGATCGGCCACGGTTTTCGACTCGAACTGCATGCACGGCAGCAACGGCAACATCACGCCGCGGCCTCGGTCCAACCTGTTCTTCGTGTTCAACAGCGTGCACAACGCGCTGGGCGAGCCGTTCGCGGCCGAGGGAAGGCGGCCCGACTTCTACGGCACCCGCACCGTCGTTCCCGTCGAGCCGAACTACCCGCACCAGCCCATCGCGCCCTGAAGGCACA comes from the Prauserella marina genome and includes:
- the thpD gene encoding ectoine hydroxylase, which encodes MAQPTLNDTSDRYPTRTGESGGRIPRTDPSVWGHDVPGPVSPDELQVYDRDGYLSLGQVLAEEEIARCLGEMNLLAADPSLQHDPRLVREHRSGHVQSVYEVHTLSAFVAELVRRESIVGVARQILGSEVYVYQSRINYKSGFVGGPFYWHSDFEVWHAEDGMPAPRACSISIALTPNVLTNGGLMIMPGSHTSFVPCTGEIPADFSGSHKPELSDPPEEALTRLADDHDIRLLTGPAGSATVFDSNCMHGSNGNITPRPRSNLFFVFNSVHNALGEPFAAEGRRPDFYGTRTVVPVEPNYPHQPIAP
- a CDS encoding cobalamin B12-binding domain-containing protein yields the protein MPEKRIVPAPVAVVATTPSDAHTWNLVYLQLLLEEQGFVVHNLGPCVPFREVVGECVATAPDLLVLSSVNGHGAIEIPACAAAVRARPEVAGMRIVVGGKLTTEGFLENRKNREMLSSGVDAVFSPEQPVGDFIDYLKQFSGVAERLPTTRRGSGIR
- a CDS encoding aspartate kinase translates to MNPGSAVSVLKFGGSTFATPSRYREVAAMIRRRAAESGEGQVVVVSAMPGDTERLRQRVHAACAVPGQNALVSLLPMADTMSALLLAAALDAEGRVAEVLTGQATGFTTRGSPLWATLSGIDPAPLRDALRRGSCVVLPGGQAGDESGRPTWLGKNSSDLSAVAAAVATGAAHCEIFSDVDGVYSCDPRVVEESRLLGEVAYPLAQRLTRYGAKVLHPEAVRLAARHGLRIVCAANTPPYRRGSVIGGIDSAEEPGAVVLNRLSRAFTSPSVSSAEETAAQLAAEGINALAAHTRKGPVVLVIGGYVDLGEVCERRGVALGGPAGIPVVGIEGERVEVHLADDEAAGVALARSLHGRLLPSLAPS
- a CDS encoding aspartate-semialdehyde dehydrogenase; its protein translation is MASDRPQHASDAPRVAVVGATGAVGMSLLQLVEERGFDYASFELVASPRSAGRTVEFGGAELVVREIDDVDFGSVDVAFFSAGTALSRIWAPRASAEGALVIDNTAAFRMDPDTPLVVPQVNASVLDRRPASGIVANPNCSTIPLVRVLRPVLREWGAEQVVVSTYQAASGGGYSGIGELREDARSQLAGPPYSVPVKEFPPGLAFNVIPFIDTVLDDGGTVEERKMAQESAKILASPELDVTATCVRVPVVNGHSEAVWIRTRRPAEREAVIAELAAQPDVVVHESTDPVSTPTPRHNGDPDRVHVGRIRVSEDGCGVWLWLVADNLRIGAALNAIQIAELLREKGKL
- a CDS encoding RrF2 family transcriptional regulator, translated to MKLPESTEWALHCTTALAQLGGEPVSTSQLAEHFGLPVPYLAKQLAHLVKAGVLSGTTGPRGGFRLALPATRITVLDIVEAIDGRGDPYQCREIRQQGRGAVPAADCLEPCVLATTMRAAHEAWRASLAAVTVAELVGTLPPEIPQRTRRLLSRGGGE
- a CDS encoding methylaspartate mutase codes for the protein MNSPPERSPVPVERDGLVVQCRMGFSDIDLMRRGLRAVRDSGLPTVGTITLDSFTRTNQHARARSALAEGRTLNGYPIVAHGARRTRELLADVAGPGFGIQMRHGSARPFEIFEVMLDAGITVTEGGPVSYCLPYSRVPLDVATEEWERSCALLGAYQGHVETFGGCLLGQLCPPDLLVAISVLEALFFQHNGIRDVSLSYAQQVHFGQDLEALLALRELASSYLAADVGWHVVVYTYMGVYPASRRGALGLLAESARLAAAAGCERVIVKTVAEATRIPTIEENVAALRHAHDAALAQRDRPPAPAGTGIEERARALIDTVLGLADTVGGALVRAFRGGVLDVPYCLHPDNANVARSGIDERGRLIWADPGAMPISHLVPRARAQRVTSAELLRMLAHVRRRFDTDAPATAEGV
- a CDS encoding SDR family oxidoreductase, whose product is MRVAVIGATGRIGALTTEALVAAGHDVVPVSRSHGIDVREGTGLRSALDGAEAVIDTTNSTATDEAETVGFFTTTTRNLLAAEREAGVRHHVVLSIAGVGNVGGNAHYAGKRAQEAEVASGGVPCTIVPATQFHDFAAMVASWTEADGVARIAPLLVQPIAPVDVAAILARVATGAPQGRHADVAGPGTQDLVDMARRTYAARGRSITLVPTWHTGIFDVTMAGDVLLPAPGAEIAPTSFDTWLDDEKRARR
- a CDS encoding disulfide bond formation protein DsbA, which produces MTTSTAGDSPRWAADFWLDPACPLTRVTARWLVTVADEIPLDIRWRVMSLSILNEGKDVDPEGDEDGFLWIPARIAAAVQTGHGHAALGEFHTALWTDPDGTDREWFGDIADALRRCDLPESLVESGFSTGYDAELRASHEEGVSRIQAEVGTPILSITTPEGARHTAFGPVITAVPDGTGALDLWHATLRLAALPEFRELKIGR
- a CDS encoding formyltransferase family protein; the protein is MNQRLSESPVARPFRIPGADRPGDLRFAYFNLKGHPRGELMLHRLIGAGFVPSLVIDEDSPLAAGLLAAQFRQLGQVAAFTPPTPLETVCKTLDIRYETVGNHNDADTVAVLAEAAPSLGVLGDTRIMRARVIDALPHGIVNVHPGLLPSVRGNNPYLWSVVHGLPQGATAHLIDTGVDRGPIMLARELELTAGTTLPELIHTINTLCADVVVTALSQLTSGTATLTEQPADDAVTFREARPEIWSLVETILRERAGAAARR
- a CDS encoding ectoine synthase, with protein sequence MYVTSLADTIGTAGDVHGPGWRSIRLLLAGAGLGYSFHDSTIYAGTELLIQYAHHSESVFCVEGQGVVVDLGSGRSHDVSPGTMYVLDGHDRHLLRAVTDLRIICVFTPALVGAESHDENGAYPAAG
- the ectB gene encoding diaminobutyrate--2-oxoglutarate transaminase; the encoded protein is MNDTDVFAIESEVRAYSRAWPVVFDSARGSTLRAEDGTPYLDFFSGAGALNYGHNNPVLKRALLRYLERDGLTHALDMHTVAKRDFLRALKEIVLNPRGLDYTIALPGPGGTNAVEAALKLARKNTGRHQVLSFTNGFHGMTLGALAVTGNTAKRAGAGLPLGYTTPLPFGDTTGSGEPDFGYLERLLGDSGSGLDRPAAAIVETVQGEGGLNAASFAWLRALREICDRYGVLLIVDDIQMGCGRTGPFFSFEPAGIVPDIVCLSKSISGYGLPMGLLLFAPELDVWAPGEHSGTFRGSSPAFVTAAEALRAFWLDDTLTRNTARLAGRLSARLGSIAGSRPGGAVAVKGRGLAAGLEFRGGDVAEKVCALAFERRLLLETSGPRDQVVKLLPALTISDTEFEAGLDILASAVADAV